A stretch of the Anaeromyxobacter sp. genome encodes the following:
- a CDS encoding DUF3015 family protein, translated as MKKILAVLAGILVASVTLAAETGAGLKGNGAYGAAGCGLGSLVFSNQPGAVQIFAATTNGTFGSQTFGITSGTSNCGSSMVASGTKNFVDANREALAKDMSRGQGETIGALTWMAGCKDSREVGARLQASYGTIIPSEQATSEEIANKLLETLKADQALGCKIG; from the coding sequence ATGAAGAAGATCCTGGCAGTCCTCGCGGGCATCCTCGTGGCAAGCGTCACCCTCGCGGCCGAGACGGGCGCGGGCCTCAAGGGCAACGGCGCCTACGGCGCGGCCGGCTGCGGCCTCGGCTCGCTGGTCTTCTCCAACCAGCCGGGCGCGGTGCAGATCTTCGCCGCCACCACCAACGGCACCTTCGGCAGCCAGACGTTCGGCATCACCTCCGGCACCTCCAACTGCGGCTCCTCGATGGTGGCCTCGGGCACCAAGAACTTCGTGGACGCCAACCGCGAGGCGCTGGCCAAGGACATGAGCCGCGGCCAGGGCGAGACCATCGGCGCGCTCACCTGGATGGCCGGCTGCAAGGACTCGCGCGAGGTCGGCGCCCGCCTGCAGGCCAGCTACGGCACCATCATCCCGAGCGAGCAGGCCACCAGCGAGGAGATCGCCAACAAGCTGCTCGAGACGCTCAAGGCCGACCAGGCGCTGGGCTGCAAGATCGGCTAG
- the buk gene encoding butyrate kinase produces MAEPLVLAINPGAGSTKLALFRGPRPEQTARLEHPELMARPLGRVWDERPARLAAVRAFLAAAGVGPGHLAAAVGRGGLLPPLEAGTYVVDAALLADLERAERGEHASNLGAPLARLVADAYGCPAFIVDPVSVDELEPVARLTGLRGVTRRSFSHALNLRAVARRHAAAVGRPLTDLRLVVVHMGTGVSLAALAGGRMVDVVNPQDEGPFSGDRAGGVPVTAVVDLCFAPGAEAREVKRRLFGDGGLFSLTGTRDAREVLRRAAAGDQAAGLVMEALAYQVAKAAGGLAAALEGRVDAVLLTGGLAFLDPVVEAVRRRVAFIAPVHLFPGEDELQALAEGALRVLSGEEPARAYAPARPA; encoded by the coding sequence GTGGCTGAGCCCCTGGTGCTGGCCATCAACCCCGGCGCCGGCTCCACCAAGCTGGCGCTCTTCCGCGGGCCGCGCCCCGAGCAGACGGCGCGCCTGGAGCACCCCGAGCTGATGGCGCGGCCGCTCGGCCGGGTGTGGGACGAGCGGCCGGCGCGGCTGGCGGCGGTGCGGGCCTTCCTGGCCGCGGCCGGGGTGGGCCCGGGCCACCTGGCCGCGGCGGTGGGGCGGGGCGGGCTCCTGCCGCCGCTCGAGGCCGGCACCTACGTGGTGGACGCGGCCCTGCTGGCCGACCTGGAGCGGGCCGAGCGCGGCGAGCACGCCTCCAACCTGGGCGCCCCGCTGGCCCGGCTGGTGGCCGACGCCTACGGCTGCCCGGCCTTCATCGTGGACCCGGTCTCGGTGGACGAGCTCGAGCCGGTGGCGCGGCTGACCGGGCTGCGCGGGGTGACGCGCCGCTCCTTCTCCCACGCCCTCAACCTCAGGGCGGTGGCGCGCCGGCACGCCGCAGCGGTGGGCCGGCCGCTCACGGACCTGCGCCTGGTGGTGGTGCACATGGGCACCGGGGTCAGCCTGGCGGCCCTGGCGGGCGGGCGCATGGTGGACGTGGTCAACCCGCAGGACGAGGGGCCGTTCTCCGGCGACCGGGCCGGCGGGGTGCCCGTCACCGCGGTGGTGGACCTGTGCTTCGCGCCCGGCGCCGAGGCCCGCGAGGTGAAGCGGCGGCTCTTCGGCGACGGCGGGCTCTTCAGCCTGACCGGCACCCGCGACGCGCGCGAGGTGCTGCGGCGCGCCGCGGCGGGGGACCAGGCGGCCGGCCTGGTGATGGAGGCCCTGGCCTACCAGGTGGCCAAGGCGGCCGGCGGGCTGGCGGCGGCGCTGGAGGGGCGGGTGGACGCGGTGCTGCTCACCGGCGGGCTGGCCTTCCTGGATCCGGTGGTGGAGGCGGTGCGGCGGCGGGTGGCCTTCATCGCGCCGGTACACCTCTTCCCGGGCGAGGACGAGCTCCAGGCGCTGGCCGAGGGGGCCCTGCGGGTGCTCTCCGGCGAGGAGCCGGCCAGGGCCTACGCGCCGGCCCGCCCGGCCTGA
- a CDS encoding thiamine pyrophosphate-binding protein: MERRLLSGDEAVAAAALDAGVHLGTGYPGTPSTEILEAFDALGGRAQWAPNEKVALEVGLGAAYGGARCLVTMKHVGLNVAADPLFTAAYTGVQGGLVVVAADDPGMASSQNEQDSRRYAVAAGLPMLEPADSQEAYDLMLAAFELSERWQLPVLFRMTTRVCHGKSIVTRHATRAPAAVQPFQRDIPTRVMIPAYARPAHKKLRQKLAALQVFAEGSALNVWRPGDVLLGVIANGVTARHVREAAPEASLFEVKTIHPLPLAKLREFAASVERCVVIEEGDPVIADACLAAGLRVEGKPEAFRFGELDVDRVRRILARDTSPEPVAPRGKPPMLCEACPYHPVYASLRKHDCIVAGDIGCYTLGVLPPYLGMDTCVAMGASLGVGLGLRHVLPEADARRVVSLIGDSTFVHSGINGLVEMVYNPPATGHVLVVLDNGTTAMTGQQEHPGTGRTLDHEQTTRLSIEGIATALGVKNVDVVDPIADPGSFERLLVDRLGRNELSVIVSRRACILAAADIRTYDKANAAKALLVVDGAGPAQPAGCGGTCTSEEA, translated from the coding sequence ATGGAACGACGGCTCCTCTCTGGTGACGAAGCGGTGGCGGCGGCGGCCCTGGACGCCGGCGTGCACCTCGGCACCGGCTACCCAGGCACGCCCTCCACCGAGATCCTGGAGGCCTTCGACGCCCTGGGCGGCCGGGCCCAGTGGGCCCCCAACGAGAAGGTGGCCCTGGAGGTCGGCCTGGGGGCCGCCTACGGCGGCGCCCGCTGCCTGGTCACCATGAAGCACGTGGGGCTCAACGTGGCCGCCGACCCGCTCTTCACCGCCGCCTACACCGGCGTGCAGGGCGGGCTGGTGGTGGTGGCGGCCGACGACCCGGGCATGGCCTCCTCCCAGAACGAGCAGGACTCGCGCCGCTACGCGGTGGCGGCCGGGCTCCCCATGCTGGAGCCGGCCGACTCGCAGGAGGCCTACGACCTGATGCTGGCGGCCTTCGAGCTGTCGGAGCGGTGGCAGCTGCCGGTGCTCTTCCGCATGACCACCCGGGTGTGCCACGGCAAGTCCATCGTGACCCGCCACGCCACGCGCGCCCCCGCCGCGGTGCAGCCCTTCCAGCGCGACATCCCCACCCGCGTGATGATCCCGGCCTACGCCCGGCCGGCCCACAAGAAGCTGCGCCAGAAGCTGGCGGCGCTGCAGGTCTTCGCCGAGGGCTCGGCGCTCAACGTGTGGCGCCCCGGCGACGTGCTGCTGGGCGTCATCGCCAACGGCGTCACCGCCCGCCACGTCCGCGAGGCGGCGCCGGAGGCCTCGCTCTTCGAGGTCAAGACCATCCACCCGCTGCCGCTGGCCAAGCTGCGCGAGTTCGCCGCCTCGGTGGAGCGCTGCGTGGTCATCGAGGAGGGCGACCCGGTCATCGCCGACGCCTGCCTGGCCGCCGGCCTGCGGGTGGAGGGCAAGCCGGAGGCCTTCCGCTTCGGCGAGCTGGACGTGGACCGGGTGCGCCGCATCCTGGCCCGCGACACCAGCCCGGAGCCGGTGGCCCCGCGCGGCAAGCCGCCCATGCTCTGCGAGGCCTGCCCCTACCACCCGGTCTACGCCTCGCTGCGCAAGCACGACTGCATCGTGGCCGGCGACATCGGCTGCTACACGCTGGGCGTGCTGCCGCCCTACCTGGGCATGGACACCTGCGTGGCCATGGGCGCCTCGCTGGGCGTGGGGCTGGGGCTGCGCCACGTGCTGCCGGAGGCCGACGCCCGCCGGGTGGTCTCGCTCATCGGCGACTCCACCTTCGTGCACTCGGGCATCAACGGCCTGGTCGAGATGGTCTACAACCCGCCCGCCACCGGCCACGTGCTGGTGGTGCTCGACAACGGCACCACCGCCATGACCGGGCAGCAGGAGCACCCCGGCACCGGCCGGACGCTGGACCACGAGCAGACCACCCGGCTCTCCATCGAGGGCATCGCCACCGCGCTGGGGGTGAAGAACGTGGACGTGGTGGACCCCATCGCCGACCCGGGCTCCTTCGAGCGGCTGCTGGTCGACCGGCTCGGCCGCAACGAGCTCTCGGTCATCGTGTCGCGGCGCGCCTGCATCCTGGCGGCGGCCGACATCCGGACCTACGACAAGGCGAACGCGGCCAAGGCCCTGCTGGTGGTGGACGGGGCCGGCCCGGCCCAGCCGGCCGGCTGCGGCGGCACCTGCACCTCCGAGGAGGCCTGA
- a CDS encoding TerC family protein, with translation MTDLLALFAQPDTWIALATLSAMEIVLGLDNIVFLTILAGRLPAHEQPKARRLGLAFALLTRLGLLFAISWVMGLTQPLFAVLGHDISGRDLILLGGGLFLIAKATFEIHDKLEVEHAPRPGPKGAGAFWGVITQIAVLDIVFSLDSVITAVGMAQHLPVMVAAMVLAVGVMLIFAGPVGEFVERHPTVKMLALSFLILIGVMLVAEAFGKHVDKGYIYFAMAFSLLVELLNQRMRKAKAAPVHLHGPAEERAGPPPA, from the coding sequence ATGACGGACCTCCTCGCCCTCTTCGCGCAGCCCGACACCTGGATCGCCCTGGCCACCCTGTCGGCCATGGAGATCGTGCTGGGGCTCGACAACATCGTCTTCCTCACCATCCTGGCCGGGCGGCTGCCGGCCCACGAGCAGCCCAAGGCGCGCCGCCTCGGCCTGGCCTTCGCCCTGCTCACCCGGCTCGGCCTGCTCTTCGCCATCTCCTGGGTGATGGGGCTGACCCAGCCGCTCTTCGCGGTGCTGGGGCACGACATCTCGGGCCGCGACCTCATCCTGCTCGGCGGCGGCCTCTTCCTCATCGCCAAGGCCACCTTCGAGATCCACGACAAGCTGGAGGTGGAGCACGCCCCCAGGCCCGGCCCCAAGGGCGCCGGCGCCTTCTGGGGGGTCATCACCCAGATCGCGGTGCTGGACATCGTCTTCTCGCTCGACTCGGTCATCACCGCGGTGGGCATGGCGCAGCACCTGCCGGTCATGGTGGCGGCCATGGTGCTGGCGGTGGGGGTCATGCTGATCTTCGCCGGGCCGGTGGGCGAGTTCGTGGAGCGCCACCCCACCGTGAAGATGCTGGCCCTCTCCTTCCTGATCCTCATCGGCGTCATGCTGGTGGCCGAGGCCTTCGGCAAGCACGTCGACAAGGGCTACATCTACTTCGCCATGGCCTTCTCGCTGCTGGTGGAGCTGCTCAACCAGCGGATGCGCAAGGCCAAGGCGGCGCCGGTCCACCTGCACGGGCCGGCCGAGGAGCGGGCGGGGCCGCCGCCGGCCTGA
- a CDS encoding DUF4105 domain-containing protein: MLLAVLLALCASGRAEATAHPGPDPTATAPATLTAPLTATATPTPTAAPLDLAALSARARALHLADSPAWRRLGHWRPRWLGGVKGENDAPAFYRSPEGQYDPAAELDATLAGLLTPPPPGGDELADARCRFPARARYLAGALGFELDALPARPCPRLAEFVERVQARSVTVVFSSYYLNSPASAFGHTFLRLNRAETARAGKTQELLDYGVDYSAQVDTGNAVLYAVKGLFGLFKGTFNHYPYYYKVREYADFESRDLWEYDLDLAPAEVAQLVDHLWELGGAWFDYWYLDENCSYHVLGALEAAAPRLDLTSWVAPRPLTVPADTVKALLRNPGLVRASHYRPAVRTQFEARVRTLTPAAAGAVEALAADAAAPLPAAASPAEQAAALDAAADLLDLRHGKGMLLGEKPWASANRQALLVRRAGLRVVSPELVLPPPETLRPERGHGSLRAGLGGGLTRPLGTGRPQGGFATLDLRLCLHDLLDPPDGYPAHSQIEFLPTRLRWDARAARLELDETSAVRIVSLSPATRFDLRPSWRFRLGAEVLRDAGCDRCTAGVLAAGGGLAVALVPGALDAALFADAEVTGSAGLGGWGGGRLRVGLGPGGLLRARLGQKVALLAQGAWRWLPEAAPRETFGVDLAARFHLSRGLSLALEARRRPEEAALGLTLYAYDWL, from the coding sequence CTGCTCCTGGCCGTGCTCCTGGCGCTCTGCGCCTCGGGCCGGGCGGAGGCGACCGCGCACCCGGGGCCGGACCCGACCGCGACCGCACCCGCGACCCTGACCGCACCCCTGACCGCGACCGCGACCCCGACCCCGACCGCCGCCCCGCTCGACCTGGCGGCCCTGTCGGCCCGCGCCCGGGCGCTCCACCTGGCCGACTCACCCGCCTGGCGCCGCCTCGGCCACTGGCGCCCGCGCTGGCTCGGCGGCGTGAAGGGGGAGAACGACGCGCCCGCCTTCTACCGCTCGCCCGAGGGGCAATACGACCCGGCCGCAGAGCTCGACGCCACCCTGGCCGGCCTGCTCACGCCGCCGCCGCCCGGCGGCGACGAGCTCGCCGACGCCCGCTGCCGCTTCCCGGCGCGGGCCCGCTACCTGGCGGGCGCCCTCGGCTTCGAGCTCGACGCCCTGCCGGCCCGCCCCTGCCCGCGGCTGGCCGAGTTCGTGGAGCGGGTGCAGGCCCGCAGCGTCACGGTGGTCTTCTCCAGCTACTACCTGAACAGCCCGGCCAGCGCCTTCGGCCACACCTTCCTCCGGCTCAACCGGGCCGAGACGGCGCGCGCCGGCAAGACCCAGGAGCTGCTCGACTACGGGGTGGACTACTCGGCCCAGGTCGACACCGGCAACGCGGTGCTCTACGCGGTGAAGGGGCTGTTCGGCCTCTTCAAGGGGACCTTCAACCACTACCCCTACTACTACAAGGTCCGCGAGTACGCGGACTTCGAGTCGCGCGATCTCTGGGAGTACGACCTCGACCTCGCGCCCGCCGAGGTGGCCCAGCTGGTGGACCACCTGTGGGAGCTGGGCGGCGCCTGGTTCGACTACTGGTACCTCGACGAGAACTGCAGCTACCACGTGCTGGGGGCGCTGGAGGCGGCCGCGCCGCGCCTGGACCTGACCAGCTGGGTGGCCCCGCGGCCGCTCACCGTGCCGGCCGACACGGTGAAGGCGCTCCTGCGCAACCCCGGGCTGGTGCGCGCCTCCCACTACCGCCCGGCCGTGCGCACCCAGTTCGAGGCCCGGGTGCGCACCCTCACGCCCGCCGCCGCCGGGGCGGTGGAGGCGCTGGCCGCCGACGCCGCCGCGCCGCTGCCCGCCGCGGCCAGCCCGGCCGAGCAGGCCGCCGCGCTCGACGCCGCCGCCGACCTCCTCGACCTGCGCCACGGCAAGGGGATGCTGCTCGGCGAGAAGCCCTGGGCCTCGGCCAACCGGCAGGCGCTGCTGGTGCGCCGCGCCGGCCTGCGGGTGGTCTCGCCGGAGCTGGTGCTGCCGCCGCCCGAGACCTTGCGCCCGGAGCGCGGCCACGGGTCCCTGCGCGCCGGGCTGGGGGGCGGCCTGACCCGCCCGCTCGGCACCGGCCGGCCGCAGGGCGGCTTCGCCACCCTGGACCTCCGGCTCTGCCTGCACGATCTCCTCGACCCGCCCGACGGCTACCCGGCCCACTCGCAGATCGAGTTCCTGCCCACCCGCCTGCGCTGGGACGCCCGCGCCGCCCGGCTCGAGCTGGACGAGACCTCGGCGGTGCGCATCGTGTCGCTCTCGCCCGCCACCCGCTTCGACCTGCGCCCGTCCTGGCGCTTCCGGCTGGGCGCCGAGGTGCTGCGCGACGCCGGCTGCGACCGCTGCACCGCCGGGGTGCTGGCGGCCGGCGGCGGCCTGGCGGTGGCGCTGGTGCCGGGCGCGCTCGACGCCGCCCTCTTCGCCGACGCCGAGGTCACCGGCTCGGCGGGCCTGGGGGGCTGGGGCGGCGGGCGGCTCCGGGTCGGCCTGGGGCCCGGCGGCCTCCTGCGGGCCCGGCTCGGCCAGAAGGTGGCGCTGCTGGCGCAGGGCGCCTGGCGCTGGCTGCCGGAGGCGGCACCGCGCGAGACCTTCGGCGTGGACCTGGCGGCCCGCTTCCACCTCTCGCGCGGCCTGTCCCTGGCCCTCGAGGCGCGCCGCCGCCCGGAGGAGGCGGCGCTGGGGCTCACGCTCTACGCCTACGACTGGCTGTGA
- a CDS encoding MBL fold metallo-hydrolase: MTEPDLAGLGVHRIAIPIPFAAAGGPVNLYVIEQADGGLTLFDAGLGSDEAQAALLAGFARLGFSLSQVRRIVVSHGHVDHFGAARFVAEQAGRAVEVLAHPADAPKLDEAGPAFAALMPAFDAHFERLGVPAEVRLVMRQAGERSHGLSRRVPDVQPIGEGDVVEGRAVRFEVRHFPGHTPGLVALHEPRLGLLLPADHLLERISPNPLIELGPDGQDGFFRPLLAYLASLARTRALELALVLPGHGPPFSGHRRVIDGLTGFYLKRQARLAGFLAGGPRTGWQLTSALFPLSRPHEAFLTVSEAVANLEVMQARGEVARQLVGGGFEYRLAG; this comes from the coding sequence GTGACCGAGCCGGACCTGGCCGGGCTGGGGGTCCACCGGATCGCCATTCCCATCCCGTTCGCCGCCGCCGGCGGGCCGGTCAACCTGTACGTCATCGAGCAGGCCGACGGGGGCCTGACCCTCTTCGACGCCGGGCTGGGCTCCGACGAGGCGCAGGCCGCCCTGCTGGCCGGCTTCGCACGGCTGGGGTTCTCCCTCTCGCAGGTGCGCCGCATCGTGGTGAGCCACGGCCACGTGGACCACTTCGGCGCGGCCCGCTTCGTGGCGGAGCAGGCCGGGCGCGCGGTGGAGGTGCTGGCCCACCCGGCCGACGCCCCCAAGCTCGACGAGGCCGGCCCCGCCTTCGCCGCCCTCATGCCGGCCTTCGACGCCCACTTCGAGCGGCTCGGCGTGCCGGCCGAGGTGCGGCTGGTGATGCGCCAGGCCGGCGAGCGGAGCCACGGCCTGTCGCGCCGCGTGCCCGACGTCCAGCCCATCGGCGAGGGCGACGTGGTGGAGGGGCGCGCGGTGCGCTTCGAGGTGCGCCACTTCCCCGGCCACACGCCCGGGCTGGTGGCGCTGCACGAGCCCCGGCTCGGCCTGCTGCTGCCGGCCGACCACCTGCTGGAGCGGATCTCGCCCAACCCGCTCATCGAGCTGGGACCCGACGGGCAGGACGGCTTCTTCCGGCCGCTGCTGGCCTACCTGGCCTCGCTGGCCAGGACCCGCGCCCTCGAGCTGGCGCTGGTGCTGCCGGGCCACGGGCCGCCGTTCTCCGGCCACCGCCGGGTCATCGACGGCCTGACCGGCTTCTACCTGAAGCGGCAGGCGCGGCTGGCCGGCTTCCTGGCCGGGGGGCCGCGCACCGGCTGGCAGCTCACCAGCGCGCTCTTCCCGCTCTCCCGGCCGCACGAGGCCTTCCTGACGGTGAGCGAGGCGGTGGCCAACCTGGAGGTCATGCAGGCGCGCGGCGAGGTGGCGCGCCAGCTGGTGGGCGGCGGGTTCGAGTACCGGCTGGCGGGCTGA
- a CDS encoding phosphate butyryltransferase, with amino-acid sequence MMPIPTLDRLLAEARARGPVRLVVAAAESTTALQAACLARRQRLADVVLTGDPAQLRRRLQELQEDPALFELVAAADDADAARRAVGMVRAGEAAVLMKGRLQTADLLRAVLDRRTGLRQEGRLLSDVLVADHPLSQEPRLVGVTDGGVNVAPDLAQKKAIVENAVALFRRLGHDRPRVACLCAVEKVSPAMPHTEDAQALAELNARGELAGCLVSGPLALDNALSVEAAREKGIDHPVAGRADVLLAPTIEAGNTLGKAFTYLAHARVAHVLVGALAPVLIPSRVERAEDKLLSIALGVLAATPQGGARG; translated from the coding sequence ATGATGCCCATCCCCACGCTCGACCGGCTCCTCGCCGAGGCCCGCGCCCGCGGCCCGGTGCGGCTCGTGGTGGCCGCGGCCGAGAGCACCACCGCCCTCCAGGCCGCCTGCCTGGCCCGGCGGCAGCGGCTGGCCGACGTGGTGCTGACCGGCGACCCGGCCCAGCTGCGCCGCCGGCTGCAGGAGCTGCAGGAGGACCCGGCCCTCTTCGAGCTGGTGGCCGCCGCCGACGACGCCGACGCGGCGCGCCGGGCGGTGGGCATGGTGCGCGCCGGCGAGGCGGCCGTGCTCATGAAGGGGCGGCTGCAGACCGCCGACCTCCTGCGGGCGGTGCTGGACCGCCGCACCGGGCTGCGCCAGGAGGGGCGGCTGCTCTCCGACGTGCTGGTGGCCGACCACCCGCTCTCGCAGGAGCCGCGCCTGGTGGGGGTCACCGACGGCGGCGTCAACGTGGCGCCGGACCTGGCCCAGAAGAAGGCCATCGTGGAGAACGCGGTGGCCCTCTTCCGCCGGCTCGGCCACGACCGGCCGCGGGTGGCCTGCCTGTGCGCCGTGGAGAAGGTGTCGCCCGCCATGCCCCACACGGAGGACGCCCAGGCGCTGGCCGAGCTGAACGCCCGCGGCGAGCTGGCCGGCTGCCTGGTGTCGGGGCCGCTGGCCCTCGACAACGCGCTCTCGGTGGAGGCGGCGCGCGAGAAGGGCATCGACCACCCGGTGGCGGGGCGGGCCGACGTCCTGCTGGCGCCCACCATCGAGGCCGGCAACACCCTGGGGAAGGCCTTCACCTACCTGGCCCACGCCCGGGTGGCCCACGTGCTGGTGGGGGCGCTGGCGCCGGTGCTCATCCCCAGCCGGGTGGAGCGGGCCGAGGACAAGCTCCTGTCGATCGCCCTCGGGGTGCTGGCGGCCACGCCGCAGGGGGGCGCCCGTGGCTGA
- a CDS encoding electron transfer flavoprotein subunit alpha/FixB family protein has product MANVLVVAEQSGGQLKKSSLNAVGAGQLLCARTGGQLHVALLGHGLGGAPAALAALGVTVHAADHAALAHGLAEAAAPVVVQIARACGATWVGGAATSGGKDLLPRAAALLDAAMATEVLAFAGQGAEVLLRRPMWAGNVVADVALGTAVKAFTIRPTEFAPATPAAAPGEVKVVAVTPGALRTRFVEFTEVKSARPELTEARVVVSGGRGTKGDFKPIEALADLLGAAVGASRAAVDAGWVPNDWQVGQTGKVVAPELYVAAGISGAIQHLAGMKGSKVIVAINKDPEAPVFAVADFGLVGDLFKVLPELEARIKAGT; this is encoded by the coding sequence ATGGCCAACGTCCTCGTCGTCGCCGAGCAGTCCGGCGGGCAGCTCAAGAAGTCCTCCCTGAACGCCGTGGGGGCCGGGCAGCTGCTCTGCGCCCGCACCGGCGGGCAGCTCCACGTGGCGCTGCTGGGCCACGGCCTGGGCGGCGCCCCCGCCGCGCTGGCGGCGCTGGGGGTGACGGTCCACGCGGCCGACCACGCGGCCCTGGCCCACGGCCTGGCCGAGGCGGCCGCGCCGGTGGTGGTGCAGATCGCCCGGGCCTGCGGCGCCACCTGGGTGGGCGGGGCCGCCACCTCCGGCGGCAAGGACCTGCTGCCCAGGGCGGCCGCGCTGCTCGACGCCGCCATGGCCACCGAGGTGCTGGCCTTCGCCGGCCAGGGGGCCGAGGTGCTGCTGCGCCGCCCCATGTGGGCCGGCAACGTGGTGGCCGACGTGGCGCTGGGCACCGCCGTGAAGGCCTTCACCATCCGCCCCACCGAGTTCGCGCCGGCCACGCCGGCGGCGGCGCCGGGCGAGGTGAAGGTGGTGGCGGTGACGCCGGGGGCGCTCCGGACCCGCTTCGTGGAGTTCACCGAGGTGAAGTCGGCCCGGCCCGAGCTGACCGAGGCCCGGGTGGTGGTGTCCGGCGGGCGCGGCACCAAGGGCGACTTCAAGCCCATCGAGGCGCTGGCCGACCTGCTGGGCGCCGCGGTGGGCGCCAGCCGCGCCGCGGTGGACGCCGGCTGGGTGCCCAACGACTGGCAGGTGGGCCAGACCGGCAAGGTGGTGGCGCCGGAGCTCTACGTGGCGGCCGGCATCTCGGGGGCCATCCAGCACCTGGCGGGCATGAAGGGCTCCAAGGTGATCGTGGCCATCAACAAGGACCCGGAGGCCCCGGTCTTCGCCGTGGCCGACTTCGGCCTGGTGGGCGACCTCTTCAAGGTGCTGCCGGAGCTGGAGGCGAGGATCAAGGCCGGCACGTGA
- a CDS encoding electron transfer flavoprotein subunit beta/FixA family protein: MALKILVTAKRVEDPESKIRVKPDGSGIVTEGVNYKMNPFDEIAVEEALRLREAHGGEVVVASIGGDKAQTEIRAALAMGADRGVLVRHEGPLDPVVVSALLARLCEQEKPDLVLLGKQSIDDDQNQAGQYLAARLGLPQGTFASKKEGLESEAEQKKQPGLKLGASGQAIQVVREVDGGVETLELDLPAVVTVDLRLNKPRFASLPGIMKAKKKELKDLPAASLGVDLTPQVVIRALAEPPRRQGGLKVADVDELWKKLHVDAKVL; the protein is encoded by the coding sequence ATGGCGTTGAAGATCCTGGTGACCGCGAAGCGCGTCGAGGACCCCGAGTCGAAGATCCGTGTGAAGCCGGACGGTTCGGGCATCGTGACCGAAGGCGTGAACTACAAGATGAACCCCTTCGACGAGATCGCCGTCGAGGAGGCCCTGCGGCTCCGCGAGGCCCACGGCGGCGAGGTGGTGGTGGCCTCCATCGGCGGCGACAAGGCCCAGACCGAGATCCGGGCCGCGCTGGCCATGGGGGCCGATCGAGGCGTGCTGGTGCGCCACGAGGGGCCGCTCGACCCGGTGGTGGTGTCGGCGCTGCTCGCCAGGCTCTGCGAGCAGGAGAAGCCGGACCTGGTGCTGCTCGGCAAGCAGTCCATCGACGACGACCAGAACCAGGCCGGCCAGTACCTGGCCGCCCGCCTCGGGCTGCCGCAGGGCACCTTCGCCTCCAAGAAGGAGGGGCTGGAGAGCGAGGCCGAGCAGAAGAAGCAGCCCGGCCTGAAGCTCGGCGCCTCCGGCCAGGCGATCCAGGTGGTGCGCGAGGTGGACGGCGGCGTGGAGACCTTGGAGCTCGACCTGCCGGCGGTGGTGACGGTGGACCTCAGGCTCAACAAGCCGCGCTTCGCCTCGCTGCCCGGGATCATGAAGGCCAAGAAGAAGGAGCTGAAGGACCTGCCGGCCGCCTCGCTGGGCGTGGACCTCACCCCGCAGGTGGTCATCCGCGCGCTGGCCGAGCCGCCCCGGCGGCAGGGCGGCCTGAAGGTGGCCGACGTGGACGAGCTCTGGAAGAAGCTGCACGTGGACGCGAAGGTCCTCTAG
- a CDS encoding outer membrane beta-barrel protein: protein MRLAPLVAAALLVPALALAQEPPPPQNPVYPAVPVTSEAPPPQNPVYQAVPVQPAPPPALAMAPRRHQRSPWYIGFHLGTGDGHVSGQGDSFTLTEMNFDRDTTKLALGFKVGATLTPRLLLGLDVNVMSAQSSEGGANTMAQINNYDLMLTWFPQGEGFLVRGGVGVSALVWDLDALGRETYNGVNMLVGVGYAFWLGQGWNLTVNLDYSGQSYGSSDTQPETSGFWALYLGCDWY, encoded by the coding sequence ATGCGCCTTGCCCCGCTCGTCGCCGCCGCGCTGCTCGTGCCAGCCCTCGCCCTGGCCCAGGAGCCGCCGCCGCCCCAGAACCCGGTCTACCCGGCCGTCCCGGTGACCAGCGAGGCGCCGCCGCCCCAGAACCCGGTCTACCAGGCGGTGCCGGTGCAGCCCGCGCCGCCGCCGGCCCTGGCCATGGCGCCGCGCCGCCACCAGCGCAGCCCCTGGTACATCGGCTTCCACCTCGGCACCGGCGACGGCCACGTCTCCGGCCAGGGCGACAGCTTCACGCTCACCGAGATGAACTTCGACCGCGACACCACCAAGCTGGCGCTCGGGTTCAAGGTGGGCGCGACCCTGACGCCGCGCCTGCTCCTCGGCCTCGACGTGAACGTCATGAGCGCCCAGTCGAGCGAGGGCGGCGCCAACACCATGGCCCAGATCAACAACTACGATCTGATGCTCACCTGGTTCCCGCAGGGCGAGGGCTTCCTGGTCCGCGGCGGGGTGGGCGTCTCGGCCCTGGTCTGGGACCTCGACGCGCTCGGCCGCGAGACCTACAACGGCGTGAACATGCTGGTGGGCGTGGGCTACGCCTTCTGGCTCGGGCAGGGGTGGAACCTGACGGTCAACCTCGACTACTCGGGCCAGAGCTACGGCTCCTCCGACACCCAGCCGGAGACCTCCGGCTTCTGGGCGCTCTACCTGGGCTGCGACTGGTACTGA